The genomic stretch GAGGTGTAGATGCAGAGGGTGGAGTTTATGGTTTGGAGGACGGGGGTGCAAATTGGAGGGTGTGTCCAGGGTGAGTTATCTGTGTCTTCCGTCTCTTGATTGTGGTTCTGATGGAGCATGTCCGAGTGTTGGAGCGGCGTCCATGATGCGTACTCTGACCATCCGTCAAGTGAGGTTTGTAGTTGGAGCGCGTATAGTGGGCTTGTGTATACACTCGTAGAGGCACGTGCAGATCGGACCAAAGCGGAATGTGCTAGGACAAAAGAGATACTTCGCATTTTGAGGTACATTATGACGGTCTGAAAATGGGGAGAAGAAAACTTGCAGATCTACGGAATTATCGTATGAACATATTGAAGGATTCGTGGAGAAGTTGGGGTGTTTGAGAGGAAAAGGTGGTGGTGGCCTGAGGTGAGACGCTAGACGTTTGGACCCTTGTCATAGAGTTGCGAACCATTGCTCATCCCAAGTTTCACGATTGCGGCTTTGATAAGTCTTTGGAATATCGCGCCAAGAGCTATTAAAACAGTAGTCGCGGCTTTGAATATGCAATAAGCTTCTCAATGCAAGATCAGCGTGACTTGCTCTACGATTTGGTAAATTATTAACCAATAAACTGGGTATTTGCACTTTTCAAAATAACCTGAAAACACCAAGAAATGCCGTATAGTACCATACAGATAAACATGCCCTTAGCCTGCCGTCTTCAAAATTCCTCATGAATCGTCAGCGTCCTCCCCActgcgcttcttcttcttatTCTTTTCCTTGCCCGCGCCCtcctctctcttccttttcttcttcttcttctcacCACCATCCTCCTCGGGCGCCACATACTCCTGCATCCTTTCTCTCCTCTTCGCATCCATCTTGTCCTTCATCTtctcctccctctcctctTGCACCTTCCTCTCTTTTGCATGCTTTCCCAAAAAGTACTCGCCGCTCTCGATCTGCAGATCCACCTTGCTCTTTTCTTGCGGCGGCGGGAACGGTGTGTATGTCTTCTTGGTCTTGTCGTTGACCTTGTGGGGTACGCGTCGCTTGCTGAGCGAGCGCTTCTTGAAGTTGGGTAGGAAACGATCCCAGCTCTCGTTGACAAGCTCCGGGTCCTTGGCAAGCTCCTTCTTGATCATGAGCTCTTTGATGGCGTAGATGGGGTGAACGTTGTGCATGGTGTCTTCGACGATGCGCCGCACCTGCTTCAGGCCTTTGTAGGGGCCCATGGCCGCAACCGTATTTCCTTGTACGAGCAGGTAACACTCGGTCAACAGTTCCAGTGCCTTGAGCGTCGATCCGTTGGGGCCTAGGATGCGCTGCCGCCTCTTCACAAAACGCTCTTTATTGCCAACCAAATTCCTTATCTTGATAATGTCCATGGCAACTTCGTCGTCGAGAATCTTAACCGCTTGTGGCGCCGGTACACTTCTTGCAAGCAACTTGATTAAATCGCGCGCATTCAAGATAGCCGCAGGATCCCACGTTTTCTGCGTCGTCCATACTGTCATGGAACCCTCAACGAGGTTGAGCTCGCACCCGATGCCTTGCTTTTGCAGTGCCTGGGTGATGAATTTCCAGGAGCCCTTCAGGTACTGTTCGCGGTACTTTGGAAAGAGGGTGCTAAAGCGGGACTCGTCGGTGAAGGCACCTGCCGTGTTGTCTTCGGGCTTGAAGGGCTCGATCTGTGCTATGATTAGTACTTGGTCGTCGCATGGTCGCATTCAAGTCGCAAACTGACCTTCCACTTATCGATGTCATCAGTATCCCATGGCTTATCCACATTGTGTGTTGACGGCATCTTGGCAGTCGTGTACCCTGCGCTTCGCAATCAAGTCTCGAGATTGTCGCGGTAACTTTTTTCTGAAAGTTGCGCTTGCGAAGAGAGGTCTGCGCTAAGTTTCTGCCACCGCCTTGTGTGGAGCTTGGGCCATGTGACGCTAAGCCCGGCCATCCCGCATCACATGGTCAACTTTGTGCACGAGTTGTATCTGTACTTTATTTGCGTCAGGAGAACTATCTACAGATCTCGTAAGTATGCTTGCTTCATGCAAACATGCCCACTTATCTCTTCCGACTATCAAAAAATGCTATAGGACTTCAAACTCGTAATAGACGTATGCGGTATACTCTTGATCACCCATGTGCCCAGCTTGTTGCATGTCGTTCGACATGGCCGCGTCATCCTTCTTGATACGACCTTTGCTGTCACGACCAAAGGCATTGCCACCAAGGTATGAGTAGGCCGTGTCGAGATTCGTCTTTGCCGTCTTTGCTTGTTTGGGGGTAGTCTGTAGTCATCAGTCATTTGAACACGGCTCCCAGGCACCGTGTTTACTCACCTGAACTATACCGCATACAAAGTCAAGCGGCAGACCGTATCGCAGCACCGTCTCCACAAACACTCTTAGGGCCAGCGCATGAATCCAGATCATGGCACTCTCGCTGTACCCCGTCCGACCCAGCCGCAGCGCCTCGCCCCAGAGCTTCCGCTCATCCTTTGCCAGCTGATCTGCCTCTTTGGCCTCCTCTTCCTTTCCTCCCTCCTTGTATTGGTAGTCTCTCGGCGTCCACCTCTTCTCCCTGCACTTGTGCACAAACTCGGGCGAGTGCTTTTTGAATGTTGTAACGGCGAAGAGGGTGAAttcgtcgtcttcggcgAGCTTGTTGGCAGACCGCGGAACGACCATGGGACACAGCTCCTCGTATTGCTGGTAAAAGTCTTTTACGACCGTGTTGGGTACGGCAATGAGGTGGGTATCGAGGTATTCCGAGTCGCGGATCAGCGCCTTTGGGTTTACGACATTGACGAGGGATTTGGTTGAGAGGTTTCCGGTGCGCTTCCGCTCTGCGGCTGCGAGGGCGCCTTTGGTCTGGTTGTACTGGCTAAACTTGGACTTTACGTCGTTGTCGATGCCTTGAATCTCCTGCGCACATGATCAGCCAGAGTAGTGTTGCGCCAGCTGCGCGGTGCCCACCTTCTGTAATGCATCTATGAGGTCTGCGATGGGCTTGTCCGCCCGGTACTTGACCTTGTTCCACTGGAAGTTTCGCAGGTACTGGTCGACAGGCTCTACGTCATGTGAGCTCTAGCTACTAATCGCCCGGTGCATCCCCGACATACTATCGTTTATCGTCTTCTGCTGCTGTATCTTGCCCTCGTCGCCGTCTAGTATCTGCCGTAGGCTCTCTCCGACCTTTCCGACAACACCCTCACACGCATTACTAAGCTTGGCAAGGTCATCCGCCTGTTGCACCAGTGCATCCAGAGTTCCGATCTTGAAGTTGGGTATCGCGAACGGCGAGGTGGTCCCCACGTCATTGGTTACCGTGGACCGAAGAGCTGTGAGAGCATCCTCGGCATGATTCGAGGGCGAGATGGACGTCGGCAGCGACACCAGCAGGTACTTGCTGCCCTTGGACATGGTTGCTGCAGTTGTTTCGGAGCGATCGGGGCGCGATATAAGCGGTTATGGGAACGATGGCCGTTTTGGTGGATGGAATCCCGCGCAGCTCGATGAGAGCTTGGGCCCACGGCTAGACCAAGGTAAGCCCGCAGCTGCCGTCATGCCAGTCTTATATAGAACCGCCGTGAGTACCCGCCGAGCAGCCAACAGCAGAATTTCTTCAAGTTTTCCAATCTCACCCACACACAATGACTTCAAAAAGAGCAATTGCTGCGTTGCGTCCGGCCGTCAATGGTCTTGCGCCGCGAATTCGGAGAGCCGAACGTATACAGACGGCGCGCTATTCCACAAGTTCATACACAACTCCCACCCCACGACCCCGCAAACTTACACAACAATCTCATCAACAGATCCGTTTTGCTTCTTCAGAGACCGGATCTGACCAACTGGGCAAAACTGGTCTCTACGAACTTCACAAAAAACATGGTGCCAAGTTTGTACCCTTTGGCGGCTACTCCATGCCCGTGCAATATAGCGACCTGAGCATTATCGATTCGCATAACTGGACAAGAGAGAAGGCTAGCTTGTTCGATGTTGGTCACATGTAAGACGAAAGCATGCCAAGTTGCGCAACATCAAAATAACTAACATACTATTCAAGGGTCCAGCACCACTTTTCTGGCCCTGGTGCTGAAGCTTTCCTTGAAAGCATCACACCATCGTCACTATCTTCATTACTCAAGCACCAGTCCACGCTTTCAACCTTGTTGCATTCAACCGGTGGCATCGTAGATGACACAGTAGTCACGCGTCTAGCCGACAAGTTCTACGTCGTCACCAATGCCGGGTGCAGGGAAAAGGACACAGCCTACTTCAAAACGCAACTAGACGCCTGGAAGAACTCGCACCCTGATCAACCCGTTGAGTGGAAGATACTCGACGGTCAAGGTCTCATCGCCCTCCAAGGCCCCTTGTCCTCTGAGGTTCTCTCCCGTGTCCTAGACGACAAGTCCAAAAAAGATCTCGAATCCCTCTACTTTGGCCAATGTACCGCTGCAACAATCAAAGGCACTGATGCAGAAGTGCTCGTAAGCCGCGGTGGCTACACCGGTGAAGATGGTTTTGAAATCAGTATTCCCGCGTACGCCACAGAGGCCATCACCCAATTCCTGCTCGACTCCGCCAAAGACGAGCTACGCTTCGCGGGTCTAGGCGCCCGCGACACCCTGCGACTAGAAGCAGGCATGTGTCTCTACGGCCACGATCTCGACGACACCACCACGCCCGTCGAAGCCGGCCTCTCTTGGATTATCGGCAAGGACCGCCGCGCAAACGGAGGCTTCCTCGGCGACTCCGTCATCCTACAGCAGCTGAAGAAGAAGTCGGAAGGTGGTGGTGTATCACGCCGACGCGTTGGCCTCATCGTTGAAGGATCCCCTGCGAGAGAAGGTGCGGAGATAATCAACGAGGCGGGTGAGAAAATTGGTACGATTACTTCTGGTTGTCCGTCGCCGACGCTC from Pyrenophora tritici-repentis strain M4 chromosome 1, whole genome shotgun sequence encodes the following:
- a CDS encoding Vacuolar H+-ATPase V1 sector, subunit C is translated as MSKGSKYLLVSLPTSISPSNHAEDALTALRSTVTNDVGTTSPFAIPNFKIGTLDALVQQADDLAKLSNACEGVVGKVGESLRQILDGDEGKIQQQKTINDKPVDQYLRNFQWNKVKYRADKPIADLIDALQKEIQGIDNDVKSKFSQYNQTKGALAAAERKRTGNLSTKSLVNVVNPKALIRDSEYLDTHLIAVPNTVVKDFYQQYEELCPMVVPRSANKLAEDDEFTLFAVTTFKKHSPEFVHKCREKRWTPRDYQYKEGGKEEEAKEADQLAKDERKLWGEALRLGRTGYSESAMIWIHALALRVFVETVLRYGLPLDFVCGIVQTTPKQAKTAKTNLDTAYSYLGGNAFGRDSKGRIKKDDAAMSNDMQQAGHMGDQEYTAYVYYEFEVL
- a CDS encoding 90S preribosome/SSU processome component KRR1, with the protein product MPSTHNVDKPWDTDDIDKWKIEPFKPEDNTAGAFTDESRFSTLFPKYREQYLKGSWKFITQALQKQGIGCELNLVEGSMTVWTTQKTWDPAAILNARDLIKLLARSVPAPQAVKILDDEVAMDIIKIRNLVGNKERFVKRRQRILGPNGSTLKALELLTECYLLVQGNTVAAMGPYKGLKQVRRIVEDTMHNVHPIYAIKELMIKKELAKDPELVNESWDRFLPNFKKRSLSKRRVPHKVNDKTKKTYTPFPPPQEKSKVDLQIESGDAQYVIDPENLTQIVRVTRPIATGEEITIAYTTPLEPTPLRQKHLQTGFHFTCTCLRCTSPNSDTNLSRIQTIQSQLNDWSATSPSASPATSLALVEELLGLYRSEGLEGFMDLAYGYAALAYSAVGDGDMAVKYAELAKEAILLKDGKWVPNFGVWEELVGNVEGHWSWMMRKGGDK
- a CDS encoding GcvT, Glycine cleavage system T protein (aminomethyltransferase), which produces MTSKRAIAALRPAVNGLAPRIRRAERIQTARYSTSSYTTPTPRPRKLTQQSHQQIRFASSETGSDQLGKTGLYELHKKHGAKFVPFGGYSMPVQYSDLSIIDSHNWTREKASLFDVGHMVQHHFSGPGAEAFLESITPSSLSSLLKHQSTLSTLLHSTGGIVDDTVVTRLADKFYVVTNAGCREKDTAYFKTQLDAWKNSHPDQPVEWKILDGQGLIALQGPLSSEVLSRVLDDKSKKDLESLYFGQCTAATIKGTDAEVLVSRGGYTGEDGFEISIPAYATEAITQFLLDSAKDELRFAGLGARDTLRLEAGMCLYGHDLDDTTTPVEAGLSWIIGKDRRANGGFLGDSVILQQLKKKSEGGGVSRRRVGLIVEGSPAREGAEIINEAGEKIGTITSGCPSPTLKKNISMGYVKDGMHKAGTEVEVVVRGRKRKAVVTKMPFLPSKYYKQPANIKA